The following proteins are encoded in a genomic region of Sesamum indicum cultivar Zhongzhi No. 13 linkage group LG8, S_indicum_v1.0, whole genome shotgun sequence:
- the LOC105169464 gene encoding transcription factor bHLH139-like, producing the protein MEHVGAISGGEWNPLNGMCSDEADFMAQLLGNCSLPNEVPSSSNFPLSSAFWPAHESNEEIAVDETAMYSSDETNTSMYSFSQGSSYSGSSGILFPHPSHESYYPCVSHQVFMTNNSMMTMDYYMEGKNNSSRIHILSTNVTEGDDFLNQDISNDSTVSNQNMSEDVFQGKDLQLEQEPAVPMLELVKEDKVSSPSESKKRSRAPAELPRNKRSTKIKKCLKLDDNGNDNNSNHIALLRRQSSSSYSSEDDSNASHELNGVTSSSSSKGSAALNLNGKTRASRGSATDPQSLYARKRRERINERLRILQNLVPNGTKVDISTMLEEAVQYVKFLQLQIKLLSSDDLWMYAPIAYNGMDIGLDLKISTPKPQS; encoded by the exons atggaacaCGTTGGAGCAATTTCTGGAGGAGAATGGAACCCCTTAAATGGAATGTGCTCTGACGAGGCTGATTTCATGGCACAATTGCTTGGCAATTGCTCGCTTCCAAACGAGGTGCCAAGCAGTTCGAACTTCCCTCTGTCCTCTGCATTTTGGCCTGCTCACGAGTCGAATGAGGAAATTGCTGTAGATGAAACTGCAATGTACTCGTCAGATGAAACTAATACTAGTATGTATTCTTTTTCACAAGGGAGTAGTTATAGTGGAAGCAGtggtattctttttccccatCCCAGTCATGAAAGCTACTATCCTTGTGTGTCTCATCAAGTTTTCATGACTAATAATAGTATGATGACGATGGATTACTATATGGAGGGTAAGAATAATAGCTCCCGGATTCATATACTTAGCACCAACGTGACAGAAGGTGACGACTTCCTGAACCAGGATATCAGCAATGACAGTACAGTGTCTAACCAAAACATGTCTGAAGATGTTTTTCAAGGAAAGGACTTGCAGCTGGAGCAGGAGCCTGCAGTGCCAATGTTGGAACTAGTGAAAGAAGACAAAGTCAGCAGCCCTTCAGAGTCGAAGAAAAGATCTCGTGCCCCTGCAGAA CTCCCAAGGAACAAGAGAAGCACAAAAATCAAGAAGTGTCTGAAGCTTGATGACAATGGCAACGATAATAATAGTAACCACATCGCGTTGCTTCGGAGGCAGAGCTCCAGCAGCTACTCTTCTGAAGATGATTCAAATGCTTCACATGAATTGAACGGAGTGACTtcgagctcaagctcaaaGGGCAGTGCAGCTCTCAACTTAAATGGAAAAACACGAGCCAGCAGGGGTTCAGCTACTGATCCTCAGAGCCTCTATGCAAGG aaaagaagagaaagaataaATGAGAGGCTGAGAATCTTGCAGAACCTTGTCCCTAATGGAACTAAG GTTGACATCAGCACAATGCTTGAAGAGGCTGTCCAGTATGTAAAGTTCTTGCAACTTCAGATTAAG CTCTTGAGCTCTGATGACCTGTGGATGTATGCTCCTATTGCCTACAATGGAATGGACATAGGCCTTGATTTAAAAATCTCCACTCCAAAGCCACAATCCTGA